One window from the genome of Paenibacillus azoreducens encodes:
- a CDS encoding SRPBCC family protein has product MSKHFVSHDTFVIERNYNALPAKVFAAWSDPEAKGKWFPKADSFDFRVGGREFNQGGPSGGPVFTFDACYQEIVPDERIVYSYTLDMNETRMSVSVTTVEFKEAKGGTKLIYTEQCAFLDGHDTVAQREHGTKIMLDKLGEELLNKSTIGNSHD; this is encoded by the coding sequence ATGAGCAAACATTTTGTATCGCATGATACTTTTGTTATTGAAAGAAACTATAACGCCCTGCCGGCAAAGGTATTTGCTGCTTGGTCAGATCCGGAAGCGAAGGGAAAATGGTTTCCGAAGGCCGATTCATTCGATTTTCGGGTTGGCGGGCGAGAGTTCAATCAAGGCGGCCCTTCCGGAGGTCCGGTCTTCACCTTTGATGCCTGCTATCAAGAGATAGTCCCTGATGAACGTATTGTTTATTCCTATACTTTAGACATGAATGAAACACGTATGTCGGTATCCGTAACAACGGTGGAATTCAAGGAAGCAAAAGGTGGTACAAAGCTCATATACACCGAACAATGCGCTTTCCTCGATGGTCATGATACGGTAGCCCAACGTGAGCACGGAACGAAAATTATGTTGGACAAACTGGGGGAGGAACTGCTGAACAAGTCTACGATTGGAAATAGCCATGACTAG
- a CDS encoding ArsR/SmtB family transcription factor — protein MDQYQKQAEWLKTLAHPVRLCIVKNLMAKGSCNVSDMQHCLQVQQSTLSMHLQKLRSAGILEGSRTGSEVIYTLKDTAATQIVEILLHEEQPSLPNQ, from the coding sequence GTGGATCAATACCAAAAACAAGCCGAGTGGTTGAAGACGCTGGCCCATCCGGTCAGGCTTTGCATAGTAAAAAATTTGATGGCAAAAGGCAGCTGCAACGTTTCCGATATGCAGCATTGCCTTCAAGTTCAACAGTCCACGCTGTCCATGCATTTGCAGAAGCTGAGATCTGCCGGAATTCTTGAAGGCAGCCGAACGGGAAGCGAAGTCATTTATACCTTAAAAGATACGGCAGCCACTCAAATTGTTGAGATCTTGCTGCACGAAGAGCAGCCTTCCCTACCCAATCAGTAA
- a CDS encoding FAD-dependent oxidoreductase, with protein MNKKVIIVGGVAGGASAAARLRRLDEEAEIILLERGEHISFANCGLPYYIGGTIQDRSKLLVQTPEMMDRRFRIDVRVQNEAIQINTKDKTVTIQHNGDTYEENYDALILSPGAKPISPSIEGIDHSKILSLRNISDTDHIKSMVDMDAVREVTVIGGGFIGVEMAEVLAERGLKVTLVESAPHILAPFDDDVVPIVEKELQDHGVRLILGDPVMKFNDVSGNGPEVILQSGHSHHADLVIMAIGVMPDTAFLKDSGIELGPKGHIIVNEYLQTNCEDVYAVGDAIEISNFVTGQKTAVPLAGPANKQGRIAADHIAGLPSKYEGAQGTSILKVFGLTAASTGSNERTLRRSGIPYRTALVHPGSHAGYYPGAEPMTLKLIYDKQGRVLGAQALGGAGVDKRMDVLATVIRLKGTVQDLTELELAYAPPYSSAKDPVNMAGFVAQNDLNGMSPTITLEDIKERNKENTILLDVRTRQEFEQGHIPDAVNIPLDELRDRLDQLDSSKKLLVYCQVGLRGYTAVRILRQKGFNAVNLTGGYKYYKSASFTPDQDGIIIY; from the coding sequence ATGAATAAAAAGGTGATTATCGTTGGCGGTGTTGCCGGTGGAGCATCCGCGGCAGCCCGACTGAGAAGATTGGATGAAGAAGCGGAAATCATTTTGCTGGAACGGGGAGAGCATATTTCTTTCGCTAACTGCGGCCTGCCCTATTATATCGGCGGAACGATTCAAGACCGTTCCAAGCTGCTGGTGCAAACGCCCGAAATGATGGATCGGCGGTTCCGTATTGATGTCCGCGTCCAAAATGAGGCTATCCAGATCAATACGAAAGATAAAACCGTCACGATCCAGCATAACGGAGATACTTATGAAGAAAATTACGACGCCCTGATCCTTTCACCGGGGGCTAAACCCATCAGCCCCTCTATTGAGGGCATTGATCATTCAAAGATTTTGAGCTTGCGGAACATTTCAGACACCGATCACATCAAAAGCATGGTAGACATGGATGCCGTTCGGGAGGTTACGGTCATCGGCGGCGGTTTTATTGGCGTTGAAATGGCCGAAGTTCTGGCAGAACGCGGGCTTAAAGTAACATTAGTGGAATCCGCCCCCCATATCCTCGCTCCCTTTGACGATGATGTCGTTCCCATTGTCGAAAAAGAGCTGCAGGATCATGGCGTCCGCCTGATCCTTGGAGATCCCGTGATGAAATTCAATGACGTAAGCGGCAATGGGCCAGAGGTCATTCTGCAAAGCGGACATTCCCATCATGCCGATTTGGTAATCATGGCCATCGGGGTTATGCCGGATACGGCGTTTTTGAAAGACTCCGGCATTGAACTGGGACCAAAAGGTCATATTATCGTCAATGAATATCTTCAGACGAATTGCGAAGATGTATATGCCGTAGGGGATGCGATTGAAATTTCAAACTTCGTAACCGGCCAAAAAACCGCCGTGCCTCTTGCCGGGCCTGCCAACAAACAGGGACGTATCGCCGCGGATCATATAGCCGGTCTACCATCCAAATACGAAGGTGCGCAAGGTACGAGCATCCTCAAGGTTTTCGGTTTAACCGCCGCCAGCACCGGCAGCAACGAACGCACCTTGCGCCGCAGCGGAATTCCATATCGCACGGCCTTGGTACACCCAGGCTCCCACGCTGGTTATTATCCTGGTGCTGAGCCTATGACGCTCAAGTTAATCTATGACAAGCAAGGCAGAGTATTGGGGGCTCAAGCATTGGGAGGCGCTGGCGTAGATAAGCGAATGGATGTGCTTGCTACAGTGATCCGGCTCAAAGGCACCGTGCAAGATTTGACGGAGCTGGAGCTTGCCTATGCGCCTCCTTATTCCTCCGCCAAAGATCCGGTCAATATGGCGGGATTTGTTGCCCAAAACGATCTTAACGGCATGTCGCCGACGATTACGCTGGAGGATATCAAAGAACGAAATAAGGAAAACACCATTTTGCTCGATGTGCGTACCCGCCAGGAATTCGAACAAGGACATATTCCGGATGCAGTCAATATTCCTCTTGACGAATTGAGAGACCGGTTAGATCAGTTGGATTCCTCCAAAAAGCTGCTCGTATACTGCCAGGTCGGCCTTAGAGGTTACACAGCCGTAAGGATTTTGCGCCAAAAAGGATTCAACGCCGTCAACCTGACCGGAGGGTACAAATATTATAAATCGGCTTCCTTTACGCCGGATCAAGATGGCATTATCATTTATTAA
- a CDS encoding stalk domain-containing protein, with protein MKLRKMLHTATLGALILGASTICGGSGASAAGDQQLQIKDIVGKNTFLMSDGSMWSMIDGSRTVYTKGSIEAISGDIYSGIGINRDGSLVEWSIGMQPHLVEGKSGIKQVAGPYWLQTDGTVWSGGKQQKNLSGILQIAYGDRAFAALAQNGDLLFKDPYKQNHYKKFGTVANPASVKAMVAHDDRAALLFDSGEVVVYEGSNFDDNGKITPVTIAQDAAHITYVSSDPTDVVIVTRKDGSVWLTGEYTNRWKLAKQVPGLSNIVKTAVDVYSDDLSKGIYAQRSDGTWVLSQDGEIQPVDVPTVKNVAIAVSDKEPYVGDVLKVDIQETYTNGAKIKVPVQEAKLDMDKPYLLKSQPDGTFKAAGVGETRLTVTSGSATASATVSVNLRDPLKYAKQAKGTVFLPAKPVFKALGGSAAISGNEWNVAFGDASLTFKFGSSAAQYAGKDIPLKALPFTENGETYIPASLLTDALGAKVDWDAQWKQADISFGNAKMTVVSAETAGLIKKAMQGSLAKFIGKTYWVNDFDVWERFSKVTVSDILPMDTGSFVIVFKSAAGQTLKSYSMNASEVTQVLTDSRYFLHYDPYKKYQWSASVWKQIKTGKISLGMNKEQVLFSWGNPVAKDTQSANGTIIETWGYGNYNIVAFINGKVTLIIE; from the coding sequence ATGAAGTTAAGAAAAATGCTGCATACCGCTACACTTGGCGCTCTTATTCTTGGCGCCAGTACGATTTGTGGAGGCAGCGGCGCTTCTGCCGCAGGAGATCAGCAGTTGCAAATCAAAGATATTGTCGGCAAAAACACGTTCCTGATGAGCGACGGGTCCATGTGGTCCATGATCGACGGCAGCCGGACGGTGTATACGAAAGGTTCCATTGAAGCCATCTCCGGCGATATATACAGTGGAATCGGAATCAATCGGGACGGCAGCTTAGTTGAATGGAGTATCGGAATGCAGCCCCATCTCGTCGAAGGCAAATCAGGGATTAAACAGGTAGCTGGTCCTTATTGGCTGCAAACGGACGGCACCGTCTGGAGCGGCGGCAAGCAGCAAAAGAACCTTAGCGGCATTTTGCAAATTGCTTATGGAGATAGAGCCTTTGCAGCCCTGGCCCAAAACGGCGACTTGCTTTTCAAAGACCCATATAAGCAAAACCATTATAAAAAATTTGGAACTGTGGCCAATCCCGCTTCGGTGAAAGCCATGGTGGCGCATGACGACCGTGCGGCTCTGCTTTTCGACAGCGGCGAAGTTGTCGTCTATGAGGGTTCAAATTTTGACGATAACGGAAAGATAACTCCAGTCACCATTGCACAGGATGCGGCCCATATCACATATGTTTCTTCGGATCCCACCGACGTGGTAATTGTGACGCGAAAAGACGGAAGCGTGTGGTTAACAGGGGAATATACCAACCGCTGGAAGCTTGCAAAACAAGTGCCCGGACTGAGCAATATCGTAAAAACCGCGGTCGATGTCTATTCGGATGATCTTTCCAAAGGCATCTATGCGCAGCGCAGCGATGGCACATGGGTGCTCAGCCAAGATGGCGAAATCCAGCCGGTAGATGTCCCTACCGTAAAAAATGTAGCCATAGCGGTTTCGGACAAGGAACCTTATGTCGGGGATGTCCTCAAAGTCGATATCCAGGAAACCTATACGAATGGAGCCAAAATCAAAGTACCCGTTCAGGAAGCCAAACTCGACATGGACAAACCCTATCTGCTCAAATCCCAGCCGGATGGCACATTCAAAGCGGCGGGCGTAGGTGAAACACGGTTGACGGTTACTTCAGGCAGCGCCACGGCAAGCGCCACCGTGTCCGTCAATCTTCGCGACCCGTTAAAATATGCCAAGCAAGCAAAGGGCACCGTATTCCTTCCGGCAAAACCGGTATTCAAAGCGCTGGGCGGCAGTGCAGCCATCTCAGGTAACGAATGGAATGTTGCATTCGGAGATGCTTCGTTAACATTCAAATTCGGTAGTTCCGCGGCCCAATACGCCGGCAAAGATATTCCATTAAAGGCATTACCGTTTACGGAAAACGGTGAAACCTATATCCCTGCTTCTCTGTTAACCGATGCGCTGGGAGCCAAGGTCGACTGGGATGCGCAGTGGAAGCAGGCGGATATCAGCTTTGGCAATGCCAAGATGACGGTCGTATCCGCGGAAACCGCGGGATTAATCAAAAAAGCGATGCAGGGCAGTCTCGCCAAATTTATCGGGAAAACGTATTGGGTGAATGATTTTGATGTCTGGGAACGGTTCTCGAAAGTAACCGTGTCCGACATTCTCCCGATGGATACGGGCAGCTTCGTGATCGTCTTCAAATCCGCTGCAGGGCAAACGCTCAAAAGCTATTCCATGAATGCTTCGGAAGTAACGCAAGTACTCACGGACTCTCGTTATTTTTTACATTATGATCCTTATAAAAAATATCAATGGTCTGCCTCCGTCTGGAAACAGATCAAAACCGGGAAGATATCGCTGGGCATGAACAAAGAGCAGGTCCTGTTCTCCTGGGGGAATCCTGTCGCCAAGGATACGCAGTCCGCAAACGGCACCATCATTGAAACATGGGGTTACGGCAATTATAATATCGTCGCATTCATCAACGGCAAAGTTACCTTGATTATTGAATAG
- a CDS encoding aminoglycoside phosphotransferase family protein yields the protein MDLQLTEKLVSEWAKKNSQLLGLKGANIEAKYIWNPGGFVNQSYRLSDGDMFLHVKFAREDRAACLKQWAGISGYLTENYNAPRLVHEVTEPVVPGFHYGLVFEYLNGKPLSPDSNPEPVVDKVLHLLKQLHRDEQIRHVIADGEAHTYSEAFAEEYITRFEEDLETIRSGMHMLDFVEDRTLDWFDAEIESLRETVREMACFQNQAIDIVHNDLNWQNILVNDEYHFWIIDWDDLSVSGDAAMDYSVFLWPLYGTKEWPAYKEQLIRLAGEETFERMELYFRAKLLDDVIDVLADYVEAESMPDVKEAAQKRAKEIHLRAYPEYIRRYGGKG from the coding sequence ATGGATCTGCAGTTAACTGAAAAACTTGTCTCGGAATGGGCTAAGAAAAATTCGCAGTTGCTTGGACTGAAAGGGGCGAACATCGAAGCCAAATATATCTGGAATCCCGGAGGGTTCGTTAATCAGTCTTATCGTCTATCGGATGGGGATATGTTCCTGCATGTGAAATTCGCCCGAGAGGACCGGGCAGCATGCCTTAAACAATGGGCAGGGATCAGCGGGTATCTGACGGAAAACTACAATGCACCCCGCCTTGTTCATGAGGTAACCGAACCTGTTGTGCCCGGGTTTCATTATGGTTTAGTGTTTGAATACCTTAATGGCAAGCCATTAAGCCCCGACTCGAATCCTGAGCCTGTTGTCGATAAGGTGCTGCATCTACTTAAGCAATTACATCGTGATGAACAGATTCGCCATGTGATTGCAGATGGAGAAGCTCATACTTATTCGGAGGCATTTGCCGAGGAATATATTACAAGGTTCGAAGAAGATTTGGAAACGATCCGTTCCGGAATGCATATGCTTGATTTTGTGGAAGACCGCACGTTGGACTGGTTTGATGCAGAGATCGAGTCATTGCGGGAAACGGTTAGAGAAATGGCATGTTTTCAAAATCAGGCCATCGATATCGTACATAATGATTTGAACTGGCAAAATATTTTGGTAAACGATGAATATCACTTTTGGATTATAGATTGGGATGACCTGTCGGTATCGGGGGATGCCGCGATGGACTATTCCGTATTTCTATGGCCTTTATATGGGACCAAAGAATGGCCGGCATACAAAGAGCAGCTCATTCGTTTGGCAGGTGAGGAAACTTTTGAACGGATGGAGCTTTATTTTAGAGCGAAACTCCTCGACGACGTTATTGATGTGCTTGCCGATTATGTCGAAGCGGAAAGTATGCCGGATGTGAAAGAAGCGGCGCAAAAACGGGCGAAAGAAATCCATCTCCGGGCGTATCCTGAATATATAAGACGTTATGGGGGCAAAGGATGA
- a CDS encoding MFS transporter, which translates to MTSMPAETDMQAGTREWVGLGVLVLSSLLISIDILVLALALPYLSADLGAGSVEQLWIMDIYGFMLTGFLITMGTLGDRIGRRKVLLIGAAVFGIASMAAAFSTSPGMLIAARAILGIAGATLVPSTLALISNMFQDPKQRGLAISLWMAGAMGGAAIGPVIGGVMLENFWWGSTFLIGVPVMVLLLILGPILLPEYRNIDSGRLDLTSVILSLAAILPTVYGIKELAKNGLQPVNIIEIVVGCVFGLIFIQRQRSLKEPLLDLRLFANRTLRTALGGQFFGTFLMGVIMLLFTQYLQLVDGLTPLQAALWMLPSVAAQMASFLLSPLIARRIRPAYLIGIGLAFSVTGLLILNRVDVTTGFTALVIGYALTNFGAGPLMTLTPDMIVGSAPPEKAGSAGALSQTSAEVGFALGIAVLGSIGTAVYRNQITRSMPAMVPHEAIGTASDSLVGAAEAARNLPDSLGAALLASARDAFNNGFSTVSLISAVLLIGVAVSAVALLRHVRPSGENQQEWHEQNPAVIPEMEHELSSLIRIFIQSRRNAAILAVFFGLNFVST; encoded by the coding sequence ATGACTAGCATGCCAGCGGAGACCGATATGCAAGCCGGTACAAGAGAGTGGGTTGGACTAGGCGTATTGGTCTTGAGCAGTCTGCTCATATCTATCGATATCTTAGTACTGGCCCTGGCGCTCCCATATCTGAGTGCAGATTTAGGCGCTGGAAGCGTTGAACAGTTATGGATCATGGATATCTACGGGTTTATGCTGACGGGATTTTTAATTACGATGGGGACCTTGGGAGATCGCATCGGCCGTCGTAAAGTGCTATTGATAGGGGCAGCTGTTTTTGGCATCGCATCCATGGCTGCCGCGTTTTCGACAAGTCCCGGGATGTTGATCGCAGCCCGCGCTATCCTTGGCATAGCTGGAGCTACATTAGTACCTTCAACGTTAGCTTTAATCAGCAACATGTTCCAGGATCCGAAGCAGAGGGGGCTTGCCATAAGTCTCTGGATGGCAGGAGCTATGGGCGGGGCTGCCATCGGTCCGGTAATTGGTGGAGTGATGCTGGAGAACTTCTGGTGGGGTTCAACGTTTCTGATCGGCGTACCTGTCATGGTACTGCTGCTTATTCTGGGTCCGATTCTGCTGCCCGAATATCGCAACATCGATTCAGGCCGCCTGGACCTAACCAGCGTCATCCTGTCACTTGCAGCGATTCTGCCGACCGTATACGGCATCAAGGAACTGGCTAAGAATGGTTTGCAACCGGTTAACATTATTGAAATTGTGGTTGGCTGCGTGTTCGGTTTGATATTCATACAACGTCAACGTTCGCTGAAGGAACCTTTGCTCGATTTGCGTCTGTTTGCTAACCGTACATTACGTACTGCATTGGGCGGACAATTTTTTGGCACCTTTCTTATGGGTGTAATCATGCTGCTCTTTACGCAATACCTCCAATTGGTCGACGGATTAACACCGTTACAAGCTGCCTTGTGGATGCTCCCCTCGGTAGCCGCGCAAATGGCAAGTTTTCTGCTTTCCCCGCTTATCGCGCGCCGAATCCGTCCGGCATACCTGATAGGAATAGGGCTTGCCTTTTCGGTGACGGGGCTGTTGATACTTAACCGGGTGGATGTAACGACCGGATTCACCGCCCTGGTGATCGGTTACGCGTTAACGAATTTCGGGGCAGGTCCGTTAATGACTTTAACGCCCGATATGATCGTCGGATCCGCTCCGCCGGAGAAAGCGGGTTCGGCAGGCGCATTATCTCAGACCAGCGCTGAAGTCGGATTCGCACTCGGGATCGCCGTTCTAGGGAGTATCGGTACTGCCGTATACCGCAACCAGATTACAAGGAGCATGCCGGCTATGGTTCCTCATGAGGCGATCGGGACCGCCAGCGACTCGCTTGTCGGCGCTGCGGAAGCAGCCCGGAATCTTCCTGATTCGCTTGGTGCAGCTTTGTTGGCTTCAGCCCGTGATGCGTTTAACAACGGGTTTTCAACTGTATCTTTGATCAGCGCCGTTCTTTTGATCGGAGTGGCGGTCTCGGCAGTAGCCTTGCTTAGGCATGTGCGTCCCAGCGGCGAGAATCAACAGGAGTGGCATGAGCAGAATCCAGCAGTCATACCTGAAATGGAGCATGAACTAAGTTCGTTAATAAGAATCTTTATCCAAAGCCGACGAAACGCAGCAATCTTGGCTGTTTTCTTCGGCTTGAATTTCGTTTCAACGTGA
- a CDS encoding BlaI/MecI/CopY family transcriptional regulator has product MQITKAEMEIMKVLWESKRRMTTNEIMEYFPNKNKTTILTLAGRLQDKGALQSVKLGRSHAHEYWAAITEEDYRKMQTKSFLLSIHNGSAKSLISSLFQAGNLTKKDIEELRAFINSEADRDD; this is encoded by the coding sequence ATGCAAATCACAAAAGCTGAAATGGAGATTATGAAAGTCCTATGGGAAAGTAAAAGAAGGATGACTACAAATGAAATCATGGAATATTTCCCCAACAAAAATAAGACGACTATTCTTACGCTTGCCGGTAGGTTACAAGACAAGGGTGCGTTGCAATCCGTGAAACTCGGACGTTCGCATGCTCATGAATATTGGGCAGCAATCACTGAAGAGGATTACAGAAAAATGCAAACAAAGAGCTTTCTACTCTCCATCCATAATGGCTCTGCCAAAAGTTTGATTAGCTCATTATTTCAGGCTGGGAATTTGACAAAGAAGGATATCGAAGAGCTCCGGGCATTTATAAACAGCGAGGCGGACAGAGATGATTAA
- a CDS encoding MerR family transcriptional regulator produces the protein MIITGQKYWKVGELANLTGLTIRTLRYYDQIGLYSPSGYSDSGYRLYNEYDLSRLQQILALKELGLTLDEIKAILSDDHYDPSEVVLLQINRLKENIRIQQKLLKELQNISSLMAMEEPLTVEDFTKLLDMMKKSHEKFFAERRTSMERHFDMLGDFLDKHS, from the coding sequence ATGATCATCACAGGCCAAAAATATTGGAAAGTAGGGGAGCTCGCCAATTTAACGGGATTAACGATTCGAACCTTGCGATATTATGATCAAATAGGTTTGTATTCACCGTCCGGATATTCCGATTCAGGATACAGGTTGTATAACGAATATGATCTCTCCCGTCTGCAACAAATCTTGGCATTAAAGGAGCTCGGTTTAACCCTTGACGAGATTAAAGCGATTCTATCCGATGATCATTACGATCCATCCGAAGTCGTATTACTGCAAATTAACCGGCTTAAAGAAAATATCCGAATTCAGCAGAAGCTTTTAAAAGAATTGCAGAATATATCGAGCCTGATGGCGATGGAAGAACCGCTGACGGTTGAGGATTTTACCAAATTATTAGACATGATGAAAAAGAGCCATGAGAAATTTTTTGCGGAACGCCGCACAAGTATGGAACGTCACTTCGACATGCTTGGGGATTTTCTTGACAAGCATTCCTAG
- a CDS encoding VOC family protein — MQKFVHHICIQTNRYEESLQFYRDVLGFELINESPNFHGRHYNSWLRLGGFCIELQTGKIGETLRGVDRDTEGIVHLCLWVDDLDREVENIKQCGCELILKNNQEIYKVENGRLCKLIAPEGTIIELRDNQGI; from the coding sequence ATGCAAAAATTTGTCCATCATATCTGCATCCAAACCAATCGATACGAAGAATCATTGCAATTCTACAGGGACGTCTTAGGATTTGAACTGATCAACGAATCGCCAAATTTCCACGGCCGTCATTATAATTCATGGTTAAGACTAGGTGGCTTCTGCATTGAATTACAAACCGGAAAAATCGGGGAAACGCTCCGCGGCGTCGACCGGGATACCGAAGGTATTGTGCATTTATGTCTATGGGTAGACGATTTGGATCGTGAGGTCGAAAATATAAAACAGTGTGGTTGCGAACTTATTCTGAAAAATAATCAGGAAATATATAAGGTCGAAAACGGCAGGTTATGCAAGTTGATCGCACCGGAAGGCACCATTATTGAGCTTCGGGATAATCAGGGAATATAG
- a CDS encoding M56 family metallopeptidase — protein MIKWLLMTSLTGSVASVLFILLRTKLASKYGGRWYYYASLMALALFIFPLHFNVSIHQPPFSFYEKQVQPDSTSAVIERTATIGTSMPDQTADVSTTLESQGSSILSVDQWILGIWMVGCLAMLYRYFFAYFRFKKQAIQSSPIDRIGDLKVVVSDDVHSPMLIGFIKPTIVMPNANINEEDYQLALQHEWIHYKQRDVWIKLMAVLVNCLHWFNPVSYLALANISEACEYAVDEQITKGLKTAEKKRYSEMILHFASNSPVLNSNLALPKKQLYRRFSLIMKRNTGSGKKVLGIFLVVLITTVSVFSSSVVFAEKSKPLTEYSGGIKTYYDAFETLEENVQLMLGKKSIHITEDLYIDADGRKIDYFNRTEPYYQIVQHWQEKESAANMLNKTMSIKGQTVTIAFSERAKDYIDDKVIQQMIVNQITFNLDYHDPKYKYNHQAFFNELMKRGVYVIDEVITPKQFTYRLSQNTSGAIVGHKMYTSHDKKIKITDIFDGKAKLPKTNENGEINQGVQLGAAFVIKSGETLAIDIKELTDKMPTINLAIIDETTGKIVDPIFNASSTWSRHIYTPGKNEVNHSFKVVASGEEQDHAVLEIYTYKTGKEEVTITN, from the coding sequence ATGATTAAATGGTTGTTAATGACCTCTCTTACCGGTAGTGTTGCAAGCGTATTATTCATTTTGCTAAGAACGAAATTGGCATCAAAATATGGTGGTCGGTGGTATTACTACGCCAGTTTGATGGCATTAGCTCTTTTTATTTTCCCGCTGCACTTTAACGTGTCAATTCATCAACCGCCGTTTTCCTTTTATGAAAAACAGGTGCAACCAGATTCAACGAGCGCTGTTATCGAGAGGACTGCAACGATCGGAACGTCAATGCCTGACCAGACGGCAGATGTCAGCACGACGCTTGAAAGCCAAGGTTCATCTATTTTATCTGTAGATCAGTGGATACTTGGAATCTGGATGGTCGGTTGTTTAGCAATGTTGTACCGTTATTTTTTCGCTTACTTTCGCTTTAAAAAGCAAGCGATTCAATCCTCCCCGATCGATCGGATAGGAGATCTGAAAGTGGTAGTGAGCGATGATGTGCACTCTCCTATGCTCATTGGATTTATCAAGCCGACAATCGTAATGCCAAACGCGAACATCAATGAAGAGGATTATCAACTTGCGCTACAGCATGAATGGATCCACTACAAGCAAAGAGACGTTTGGATTAAGCTTATGGCGGTGTTGGTCAACTGCCTGCATTGGTTCAATCCGGTATCTTATCTTGCTTTGGCTAATATTAGCGAGGCCTGCGAATACGCCGTTGACGAACAAATAACGAAAGGCTTGAAAACGGCTGAGAAGAAGCGATACAGCGAGATGATTCTACATTTTGCTTCAAATTCGCCTGTTCTGAACAGCAATCTAGCTCTACCCAAAAAACAGTTGTACAGGAGGTTTTCACTAATCATGAAACGAAATACGGGAAGCGGAAAAAAGGTCTTAGGCATTTTCCTTGTTGTTCTAATTACAACAGTGTCAGTCTTCTCATCCTCCGTTGTTTTTGCTGAAAAATCCAAGCCTCTTACGGAATATAGCGGTGGCATTAAGACCTATTACGATGCGTTCGAAACACTTGAGGAAAATGTGCAACTCATGCTTGGAAAAAAATCGATTCATATCACCGAAGATTTGTATATTGATGCTGATGGACGAAAGATCGATTACTTCAACCGCACGGAGCCTTACTATCAAATTGTTCAACATTGGCAGGAAAAAGAGTCAGCCGCGAACATGCTCAATAAAACGATGTCCATTAAAGGCCAAACGGTAACGATTGCTTTTAGTGAACGCGCAAAGGATTACATAGACGATAAAGTGATTCAACAGATGATAGTCAATCAAATTACTTTTAACTTGGACTACCATGACCCTAAATATAAGTATAATCATCAGGCATTTTTCAACGAGCTTATGAAGCGGGGAGTTTATGTAATAGATGAGGTTATTACTCCGAAACAGTTTACTTATCGCCTGTCCCAAAATACAAGCGGCGCCATCGTTGGGCATAAAATGTATACTTCGCATGACAAAAAAATAAAAATAACAGACATTTTTGACGGAAAAGCTAAGCTGCCCAAAACGAATGAGAACGGCGAAATAAATCAGGGGGTACAGCTCGGTGCTGCCTTTGTCATAAAGAGCGGTGAAACTTTAGCGATCGATATAAAGGAATTGACGGACAAAATGCCCACCATTAACTTGGCGATCATTGATGAGACGACTGGCAAGATCGTGGATCCAATTTTCAATGCTTCTTCCACTTGGAGTAGGCATATTTACACGCCTGGGAAAAATGAAGTTAATCATTCCTTTAAAGTTGTGGCAAGTGGAGAGGAACAAGATCATGCAGTGTTAGAAATTTATACGTATAAGACCGGTAAAGAGGAAGTGACCATAACAAATTAA